ggcgcaggtgtaggggcgctcgccggagtgggtgcgctggtgccccAGCAGGCTGGTGggccgggtgaagcccttgccgcactgggcgcaggtgtaggggcgctcgccggtatGGATGCGTTGGTGCTGCAGCAGCCTGCTGgagctggtgaagcccttgccgcactgggcgcaggtgaagggccgctcgccggtgtgggtgtgctggtgctgcagcaggctgctggagcaggtgaagcccttgccacactgggcgcaggtgtaggggtgttcgccggtgtgggtgtgctggtgcagCAGCAGGCTGTAGGAGCggctgaagcccttgccgcagtcgctgcaggtgtagggccgctccccggtgtgcaggcgcctgtgcaccttcaggtgcgtcgacgacttgaagcctttgccgcagtcggagcaggtgaatcGTCGCTCACTGCTATGCACCTGCCGGTGCAGCCACAGCTCCGACGaccgggcaaagctcttgccgcaggtggggcagccatagggcttctcgcccgtgtgcacctgcCGGTGGTTCTTCAGCGCTTGCGCCCCTTTGAAGTCTAGGCCACAGTCGGAGCAGCTAAAGGGCCTCTTGCTggagtgcacccgctggtgggacagcaggctgTCAGAGCGGGCGAAGcctttgccgcactgggcgcaggtgaaaGGTCGCTcgctggtgtgggtgcgctggtgtgcCAGTAGGTTGCCGGAGcggatgaagcccttgccgcagttgcTGCAGATGTAGGGCCGCTCCATGGTGTGCATGCGACTGTGCTGCTTCAGTTCCTTGgatgacttgaagcctttgccacagTCGGAGCAGGTAAAGGGCcgttcactgctgtgcacccgccggtgctgcTGCAGGCTCGACGACTGGGTaaagctcttgccacaggtggagcagtCATAGGgcctctcgcccgtgtgcacccgccggtggatctccaggTTCTCCGCCCTCTTGAATTCCTTGCCACACTCGGAGCAGCTGAAAGGACGGTCGCCGGTGTGCacctgctggtgggacagcagcttggtggaatgggtgaagcccttgccgcactcggcacaggtgaaggggcgctcaccggtgtgggtgcgctggtgcgccAGTAGGTTgccggagcgggtgaagcccttgccgcagtcgctgcaggtgtagggccgcaccccagtgtgcaggcgcctgtgcaccttcagggTGCTgaacgacttgaagcctttgccgcagtcggagcaggtgaagggccgctcactgctgtgcaccggCCGGTGATGCAGCAGCCCCGACAAACAGGTAAAGCTCTTGctgcaggtggagcagccatagggcttctcgcccgtgtgcacccgccggtggatcttcAGGTCCCGCGCCGTCTTGAAGCTCTTGTCGCACTCCGtgcagtcgaaggggcgttctcccgtgtgaacCCGCCGGTGGGTCTCCAGGTCGCTCGGGCgatgccaggccttgccacacacgtcacactcataacgcttcGCCTTGCTGTGCCCCATCATGTGGTCCTCCAacgaagctcagcccctcgaa
The window above is part of the Leucoraja erinacea ecotype New England unplaced genomic scaffold, Leri_hhj_1 Leri_1069S, whole genome shotgun sequence genome. Proteins encoded here:
- the LOC129715235 gene encoding gastrula zinc finger protein XlCGF26.1-like, with amino-acid sequence MMGHSKAKRYECDVCGKAWHRPSDLETHRRVHTGERPFDCTECDKSFKTARDLKIHRRVHTGEKPYGCSTCSKSFTCLSGLLHHRPVHSSERPFTCSDCGKGFKSFSTLKVHRRLHTGVRPYTCSDCGKGFTRSGNLLAHQRTHTGERPFTCAECGKGFTHSTKLLSHQQVHTGDRPFSCSECGKEFKRAENLEIHRRVHTGERPYDCSTCGKSFTQSSSLQQHRRVHSSERPFTCSDCGKGFKSSKELKQHSRMHTMERPYICSNCGKGFIRSGNLLAHQRTHTSERPFTCAQCGKGFARSDSLLSHQRVHSSKRPFSCSDCGLDFKGAQALKNHRQVHTGEKPYGCPTCGKSFARSSELWLHRQVHSSERRFTCSDCGKGFKSSTHLKVHRRLHTGERPYTCSDCGKGFSRSYSLLLHQHTHTGEHPYTCAQCGKGFTCSSSLLQHQHTHTGERPFTCAQCGKGFTSSSRLLQHQRIHTGERPYTCAQCGKGFTRPTSLLGHQRTHSGERPYTCAQCGKGFTRSTSLLYHQRVHASDRPVPSPVCGERIAMDSHAPSHQHVHTSGQPYDCPYCGEAFDSSRGLRQHRRAHVGEQLLPL